TGGATGAAAACCTCGGGTCTCTGGCGGTCTCGCTTGGGCCGGAAGATCTTCGTGAGATCGAGGGAGCGGCTTCGGGGATTGCGCTTCAGGGGGCTCGGTACCCGGAGCACCTCGAGCGGCTGACGGGGCGATGATGCGCGTCGGCATTCTGGGATCAGGGTTGATGGGCGGGAAGCTCGGGACGATATTCGCGCGCGCGGGGCACGAGGTCGTCTTCAGCTACGCGCGCACGCCTGCAAAGCTTCAGTCCCTCGCACGGGAGGCGGGGGGGTCGGCGCGGGCGGGGACGCCTCGGGAGGCGGCTGCTTCATCGGACGTCCTCCTTCTGGCGGTGCACTGGTCGCGGTTCTCGGACGTGCTTCGGGAGGCGGGGGATCTGTCCGGGAAAGTCATCATGAGCTGCTCGCTGCCTTTGAACGATGCGGATACGACGCTCGTGGTGGGGCATCGGTCTTCGGGGGCGGAGGAGCTGGCTCGGATGGTTCCTTCGGCTCGGGTCGTCTCGGCGTTCGCCACGGTGCCGAGCGAGGTTCTCTTCGGGGTGTACGCGGCTCGGGCTCAGGCCTCCCGGGCTTCGTTGGTTTACTGCGGGGATGACTCGGGGGCCAAGGAGATGGTCGTCGAGTTGATTCGCGATGCGGGGTTCGATCCGGTGGATGCGGGGCCTTTGAAGTCGGCGCGGTACATGGAGCCGTTCGCGTTGCTCGTGGGGCGGCTGGCTTACGAGGGGTCTGGGAGTCCGGCTTTGGGGTACCGGTTCTCGCGGTGGGAATAAACTTCTACGTCATCGCGGGGTCGGTGGCGGGGGCGCTGATCGGGCTGCAGTTCGTGGTCATCGCTCTGGTCGCGAACTCTGGTCGGGGGACGTCGTCGGGGGAGATCGCGGCGTTCGGGACGCCTACCGTCCTCCACTTCTGCGCGGCGCTGCTCTTGTCGGGGATCTTGAGTGTGCCGTGGGACTCGCCTTCGGGGTTGCAGTACACCCTCTTGGTCTGCGGGGTGTTCGGGGTGTTGTACGGGGTGATCGTGATGAGGCGGGCTCGGCGGCCGGTTGGGTATCGGCCGGGTCTGGAGGACACGGTTTGGCATGTCGTGTTGCCGCTCGTGGCTTATCTGACTCTGGTGGTGGGGGCGGTGCTTTGGTCGCGGCAGCCGTCGGTGGGGTTGGCGCTCGTGGCGGGGGTGACGTTGGGGTTGGTGTTCATCGGGATTCGGAATGCTTGGGACACGATCGCGTACATCGCGACCAACTCTGAGCATGGATCGAAGGGCTCAACGGGATTCGGGCACGAGAATCGTCGATCGTGAGCGGACCATCTTCGTCCGAACGGAATGCGCGCCCGGGACTGGATGTTCACGCAACACGTCTTCCGAGCCATCTCTATCCGACACTTGGACCTCCATCGCGCTG
This window of the Acidobacteriota bacterium genome carries:
- a CDS encoding NADPH-dependent F420 reductase — its product is MRVGILGSGLMGGKLGTIFARAGHEVVFSYARTPAKLQSLAREAGGSARAGTPREAAASSDVLLLAVHWSRFSDVLREAGDLSGKVIMSCSLPLNDADTTLVVGHRSSGAEELARMVPSARVVSAFATVPSEVLFGVYAARAQASRASLVYCGDDSGAKEMVVELIRDAGFDPVDAGPLKSARYMEPFALLVGRLAYEGSGSPALGYRFSRWE